One Oscillospiraceae bacterium genomic region harbors:
- a CDS encoding DUF6076 domain-containing protein: protein MNQELMTLDFWQDTVIYEGKTLPVGALACDALNVPADTIAKMNEQCEKINLLLGILNAGQDASALCPIATEAALTMLDILSQTPPFSYMNISKHRERIEKVFTVDNALKYVEFAIKAATNSLQFEEIQNFADAMMLQRYTAVFGHLAYSLGEYQTAMLDFAEKSDGNEAERTAEGFAKMFGDYFPPEFSITEGNAWMSTLNNSVQYISVIRPGEKVAKLVKRMHYVSFVGMFRSDLFEGLCVGHAPKKCKICGKWFLTTNARHTKYCGGYAPGDKLHRTCRQIGNLKGREQRELADDHPVKQIYEKRLNTINRYVKRGTLDADLAEVMKKLAKDKMLRALSNVAYAKGDYEKEMGQAALKKEAKLRTK from the coding sequence ATGAACCAAGAACTGATGACATTGGATTTTTGGCAGGATACGGTCATATATGAGGGAAAAACACTTCCTGTCGGCGCTCTTGCCTGTGATGCGCTGAATGTCCCTGCGGATACCATCGCAAAGATGAACGAGCAATGCGAGAAAATCAATCTGCTGCTTGGAATATTAAACGCCGGACAGGATGCTTCTGCACTCTGTCCTATTGCAACGGAAGCTGCTCTGACGATGCTTGATATTCTCAGTCAAACACCGCCGTTCTCCTATATGAATATCTCAAAGCACAGAGAACGGATTGAAAAAGTCTTTACTGTGGACAATGCGCTGAAATATGTGGAGTTTGCCATAAAAGCCGCAACCAATTCTTTGCAATTTGAAGAAATCCAGAACTTTGCCGATGCGATGATGCTCCAACGCTATACCGCAGTTTTCGGGCATCTGGCATACTCCCTTGGGGAATACCAAACGGCCATGCTTGATTTTGCAGAAAAATCAGACGGCAATGAAGCAGAACGCACCGCAGAGGGTTTTGCAAAAATGTTCGGCGACTATTTTCCGCCGGAGTTCTCTATCACGGAGGGCAATGCCTGGATGTCTACTTTGAATAATTCCGTTCAGTATATATCGGTCATCCGTCCCGGCGAAAAAGTTGCGAAGCTGGTCAAGCGGATGCACTATGTATCCTTTGTAGGGATGTTCCGGTCTGATCTTTTTGAGGGCTTATGTGTTGGTCATGCCCCGAAAAAATGCAAAATCTGCGGCAAGTGGTTCCTCACCACCAACGCAAGGCACACCAAATACTGCGGCGGCTATGCACCGGGGGACAAGCTGCACCGCACTTGCCGACAGATCGGCAACCTGAAAGGCAGAGAACAACGGGAGCTTGCGGACGATCATCCGGTGAAACAGATTTATGAGAAACGGCTGAACACCATAAACCGCTATGTGAAGCGTGGTACTCTGGACGCTGATCTTGCAGAGGTTATGAAAAAGCTGGCAAAGGATAAAATGCTTCGAGCGCTGAGCAATGTCGCCTATGCCAAAGGTGATTACGAAAAAGAGATGGGACAGGCTGCTTTGAAGAAAGAAGCAAAATTACGGACGAAATGA
- a CDS encoding CHC2 zinc finger domain-containing protein: MTIYEIIKAAISVKQAAKHYGLNVNRNGMACCPFHNNRHPSLKLNEDYFFCFGCGAKGDVIDLVARLFDLSSYEAAQKLAADFGLDPKPPTAAAMVKPKRPYIRQFRENEMLCFRVLTDYLHLLEDWKIRYAPKTPEDALDDRFVEACQMHCYIEYMADVLTVGDLEERVALVDKLMQDDKIAFLQEYTARKKKEVAHRGEEPENA, encoded by the coding sequence ATGACAATCTATGAAATCATCAAGGCGGCAATCAGCGTAAAGCAAGCCGCAAAACACTACGGGCTGAATGTCAACCGCAATGGTATGGCTTGCTGCCCGTTCCACAACAACAGGCATCCGAGCTTGAAGCTGAACGAGGATTATTTCTTCTGCTTCGGCTGCGGAGCCAAGGGGGATGTAATCGACCTTGTGGCAAGACTGTTCGATCTGAGCAGTTATGAAGCAGCGCAAAAGCTGGCTGCGGACTTCGGGCTTGACCCGAAACCGCCCACTGCCGCAGCTATGGTCAAGCCAAAGCGTCCCTATATCCGTCAGTTCCGGGAGAATGAAATGCTGTGTTTCCGGGTGCTGACGGATTATCTGCATCTGCTGGAAGATTGGAAAATACGATACGCACCCAAGACACCGGAAGATGCTCTGGATGACCGTTTTGTGGAAGCCTGCCAGATGCACTGCTATATCGAATATATGGCAGATGTGCTGACGGTGGGTGATCTGGAAGAACGGGTGGCATTGGTGGACAAGCTGATGCAGGACGACAAAATTGCTTTTCTGCAAGAGTATACCGCACGAAAGAAAAAGGAGGTGGCGCACCGTGGCGAAGAACCGGAAAACGCCTAA
- a CDS encoding phage/plasmid primase, P4 family: MNFPVWFDGQNINEALFCEEFLHERRIIFANGAFFTPDGRVTDDLPLRGEIYDKLKFCAVNNIPRKITNILEVLKLEAQVSDFPPEQDRIHVANGTLLLNGTFTEGRPAIVRSRLPVGYNPDAPAPVIWLNFLDGLLYAEDIPTLQEFIGYCLIPSNKGQRMMVIKGNGGEGKSQIGAVLSTIFGTNMKDGSIGKISENRFARADLEHILLCVDDDMRMEALRQTNYVKSIVTAQGKMDLERKGKQSYQGWMFARLLAFSNGDLQALYDRSDGFYRRQLVLTTKEKPMDRADDPDLAEKMKAEAEGIFLWAFEGLQRLVANNFKFTESDRIRKNREAVKRDNNNIFDFMESEGYIRLKADASISSKDFYEIYRMWCEENSLAPLKARSFSDAMIANAGRFNLEHCNNITNSAGRRVWGFMGVEAVARPHINGFYDVSPCTYVPEDWRD; this comes from the coding sequence ATGAATTTTCCTGTCTGGTTTGACGGGCAGAACATCAACGAAGCTCTGTTTTGTGAAGAATTTCTGCATGAGCGCAGAATCATCTTCGCAAACGGAGCTTTTTTCACGCCCGATGGTCGAGTGACGGATGACCTTCCTCTGCGTGGGGAGATTTACGACAAGCTGAAATTTTGTGCCGTGAACAACATCCCACGGAAGATCACCAACATTCTGGAAGTGCTGAAACTGGAAGCGCAGGTGTCTGACTTCCCTCCGGAGCAGGATCGCATCCATGTTGCCAACGGTACGCTGCTCTTGAACGGCACTTTCACCGAAGGCAGACCGGCTATCGTGCGAAGCCGTCTGCCTGTCGGCTATAATCCCGATGCTCCTGCACCGGTGATCTGGCTGAACTTTCTGGATGGGTTGCTTTACGCCGAGGACATTCCAACTTTGCAGGAGTTTATCGGCTATTGCCTGATTCCCTCCAACAAGGGGCAGCGCATGATGGTGATTAAAGGCAACGGTGGCGAGGGTAAATCTCAAATCGGTGCGGTGCTGTCCACCATCTTCGGCACGAATATGAAAGACGGCAGCATCGGGAAGATTTCTGAAAACCGTTTTGCCCGTGCCGATCTGGAACACATCCTGCTGTGCGTGGATGATGATATGCGGATGGAAGCTCTGCGTCAGACCAACTATGTAAAATCCATCGTGACTGCACAGGGCAAAATGGACTTGGAACGCAAGGGCAAGCAGAGTTATCAGGGCTGGATGTTTGCCCGGTTGCTGGCATTCAGCAATGGTGATCTGCAAGCCCTATATGATCGCAGCGATGGTTTTTACCGCAGACAGCTTGTGCTGACCACCAAAGAAAAGCCCATGGACAGAGCCGATGATCCTGACCTTGCAGAGAAGATGAAAGCTGAAGCCGAGGGTATCTTCCTGTGGGCATTTGAAGGCTTACAGCGGCTTGTTGCCAACAACTTTAAGTTTACGGAGAGTGACCGTATCCGGAAAAACCGGGAAGCGGTCAAGCGTGACAACAACAATATCTTTGATTTCATGGAGTCGGAGGGATACATCCGATTGAAAGCGGATGCTTCCATCAGCTCTAAGGATTTCTATGAAATCTACCGGATGTGGTGTGAGGAAAACTCCCTTGCACCGCTGAAAGCCCGTAGCTTCAGCGATGCCATGATTGCCAATGCCGGGAGATTCAATCTGGAGCATTGCAACAACATCACCAACTCTGCCGGACGGCGGGTGTGGGGCTTTATGGGCGTGGAAGCTGTGGCAAGACCTCATATAAATGGATTTTACGATGTTTCGCCGTGTACGTACGTACCGGAGGACTGGCGGGATTGA
- a CDS encoding LLM class flavin-dependent oxidoreductase, protein MNIRNEIKAQIIRAGMTMQEVVDLLSDEYGWSDSVSNLSAKLQRESIRYKEVLELAAVLGYDIVWQKRREK, encoded by the coding sequence ATGAATATACGCAACGAAATAAAGGCACAGATCATCCGTGCCGGGATGACCATGCAGGAAGTTGTTGACCTGCTCTCGGACGAGTACGGATGGAGCGACAGCGTTTCCAACCTGTCCGCAAAATTACAGCGGGAAAGTATACGATACAAGGAAGTATTGGAGCTTGCCGCTGTGCTTGGTTACGACATCGTATGGCAGAAAAGACGGGAGAAGTGA
- a CDS encoding C40 family peptidase yields MSEQTSNPTSGQNVPKSKFRRKSRQEQTAASKLRMERRCEKLDAAREKLVKQKPPKKPGAVKCLAHTAGHGVHGFVHGKLYEVEHENVGTEGAHRSELAAESVYRFGRRKLRKAIREHPTKVVERAESKHIKATADYYYRKTVEEHPEMQEGGAVSRYLQKQKIKRQYAKQAREAARQTAKAAEGTASVTGKLTEKVSAYIKEHPGRLLLLLAAFLLLVVLQSCMSSLVTVGNGVAGAIGASTYAAEDADLLGAEAAYCALEDELQRYLDTYTRTHDYDEYHFDLDTIEHDPYVLLSIVCALHEGEWTLDEVRGTLQMLFDRQYILTEDVVVEVRYRTVTRTNSEGNDYDVEVPYNYYICYVTLENFNLSHLPVYIMGEETLSRYALYMATLGNRPDLFPSSPYVGKYTNKPPAHEIPEDYLADETFAAILKEAEKYVGYPYVWGGSSPSTSFDCSGFVSYVYNQCGWDFGRLGAQGLYNISTRTSNPKPGDLVFFTGTYDTPGISHVGIYVGDGWMLHCGDPISYANLNTSYWQSHFYAYGKLF; encoded by the coding sequence ATGAGCGAACAGACGAGTAACCCCACTTCGGGACAAAATGTCCCAAAGTCCAAATTCCGCAGGAAGAGCCGGCAGGAGCAAACGGCGGCGTCCAAGCTGCGGATGGAGCGCCGGTGCGAGAAGCTGGATGCCGCCCGGGAGAAGCTGGTAAAGCAGAAGCCACCGAAAAAGCCCGGGGCGGTCAAGTGTCTTGCCCATACCGCCGGACACGGCGTCCACGGCTTTGTGCATGGCAAGCTCTATGAGGTCGAGCATGAAAATGTCGGCACGGAGGGCGCACACCGTTCCGAGCTGGCGGCGGAGTCCGTGTACCGCTTCGGCAGGCGCAAGCTCCGCAAGGCCATCCGGGAGCACCCCACAAAAGTCGTGGAGCGTGCGGAGAGCAAGCATATCAAGGCCACAGCGGATTATTACTACCGCAAGACCGTGGAGGAACACCCGGAAATGCAGGAGGGCGGCGCGGTGTCCCGGTATCTGCAAAAGCAGAAAATCAAGCGCCAGTACGCAAAGCAGGCGCGGGAGGCTGCCAGACAGACCGCCAAGGCCGCCGAGGGTACGGCGTCCGTCACAGGCAAACTGACGGAAAAGGTGTCCGCCTACATCAAGGAACACCCCGGAAGGCTGCTCCTGCTTCTGGCGGCGTTTCTTCTGCTGGTGGTGCTGCAATCGTGTATGTCCTCGCTGGTGACGGTGGGCAACGGCGTGGCCGGAGCCATCGGCGCGTCCACCTATGCCGCCGAGGACGCTGACCTGCTGGGGGCGGAGGCCGCCTACTGCGCTCTGGAGGACGAGCTGCAACGCTACCTCGACACCTACACCCGCACCCACGATTATGACGAATATCATTTTGACCTTGACACCATTGAACACGATCCCTATGTGCTGCTGTCCATCGTCTGCGCGCTCCATGAGGGCGAGTGGACGCTGGACGAGGTGCGGGGAACGCTCCAAATGCTCTTTGACCGCCAGTACATTTTGACCGAGGATGTGGTTGTCGAGGTACGCTACCGCACGGTCACAAGGACGAACAGCGAGGGCAACGACTACGATGTAGAAGTTCCATACAACTATTACATCTGCTATGTCACGCTGGAAAACTTCAATCTCTCCCATCTGCCCGTTTACATCATGGGCGAGGAAACCCTGTCCCGGTATGCCTTATACATGGCGACGCTGGGCAACCGCCCCGACCTGTTCCCATCCTCGCCCTATGTGGGCAAGTACACCAACAAGCCCCCGGCACATGAGATCCCGGAGGACTATCTTGCCGATGAAACCTTTGCCGCCATTCTGAAAGAAGCGGAGAAGTATGTGGGATACCCCTATGTGTGGGGCGGCAGCAGCCCGTCCACATCCTTTGACTGCTCCGGCTTCGTCAGCTATGTCTACAACCAATGCGGCTGGGACTTCGGGCGGCTGGGGGCGCAGGGGCTATACAACATCTCCACCCGGACGAGCAATCCCAAACCCGGTGACTTGGTATTCTTCACGGGGACTTATGACACGCCGGGGATCTCCCATGTGGGCATTTATGTGGGCGATGGCTGGATGCTTCATTGCGGCGACCCCATCAGCTATGCCAACCTCAACACGAGCTACTGGCAATCCCATTTCTACGCTTACGGAAAATTGTTTTGA
- a CDS encoding DUF4315 family protein — translation MAISKSAKIQAEIEKVTAKINEQQARLKELEQKKLEAENSEIVEIVRGMSISLADLPLVLQQLRGGASGHGGQKPTEQTEVTE, via the coding sequence ATGGCTATCTCCAAAAGCGCAAAAATTCAGGCTGAGATCGAAAAGGTCACGGCCAAGATCAACGAGCAGCAGGCACGGCTTAAAGAATTGGAGCAGAAGAAGCTGGAAGCGGAAAACAGCGAGATCGTGGAGATCGTGCGCGGTATGAGTATCTCCCTTGCCGATCTGCCGCTGGTGCTTCAGCAGCTCCGGGGCGGTGCTTCTGGTCACGGTGGCCAGAAGCCAACGGAACAGACGGAGGTGACGGAATGA
- a CDS encoding DUF4366 domain-containing protein, with product MKKLRLLLMTLCVTVLMGSMAVTAYAGGGEEWDGLDQVEPLPTETVDPGDGFTEDGNLVTRDLLYGKATNKQFITVQTSGGNTFYIVIDYDKPTDEDGEQYQTYFLNMVDEADLLAAIQAAGGELPECSCSDKCAVGAINTDCTVCAVNMSECQGKAPEPAPVVEPEPDPEPEQPKATGNVGMLLLALAVVVVGGVAGWYFKIYRPKKQQAADAAEDYGDDYDDTPPWEDEDETESEGEE from the coding sequence ATGAAAAAACTGCGGCTTTTGCTGATGACGCTTTGTGTGACCGTCCTCATGGGTAGTATGGCGGTCACGGCCTACGCCGGGGGCGGTGAGGAATGGGATGGGCTTGACCAGGTGGAGCCGCTGCCCACCGAAACCGTTGACCCCGGCGATGGCTTCACCGAGGACGGCAACCTTGTGACCCGTGACCTGCTCTACGGTAAGGCCACCAACAAGCAGTTCATCACGGTGCAGACCAGCGGCGGCAATACCTTTTACATTGTCATCGACTACGATAAGCCCACCGACGAGGATGGTGAGCAGTACCAAACCTATTTCTTGAACATGGTGGACGAGGCCGACCTGTTGGCGGCGATACAGGCGGCGGGCGGTGAGCTGCCGGAGTGCTCCTGCTCCGATAAATGCGCCGTGGGGGCTATCAACACGGATTGTACCGTCTGCGCCGTGAACATGAGCGAGTGCCAGGGCAAGGCCCCGGAGCCTGCGCCCGTGGTAGAGCCGGAGCCTGACCCCGAGCCGGAGCAGCCCAAGGCCACGGGCAACGTCGGTATGCTTCTGCTGGCGCTGGCCGTGGTGGTCGTTGGCGGCGTGGCTGGCTGGTATTTCAAGATCTATCGTCCCAAAAAGCAGCAGGCCGCCGACGCTGCGGAGGACTACGGCGACGATTACGACGATACCCCGCCTTGGGAGGACGAGGACGAAACGGAAAGTGAGGGAGAGGAATGA
- a CDS encoding cysteine-rich VLP domain-containing protein: MSRELTRQERAAIRKLVTKWCANYDKDYGCLPLDCPCYMLGKCWTGAYCRYFRTAVLPLDPVLERSLTVERITETRPCPVCGRAFLPDGRQRYCSPACAGTALREQKRAYMRRKRR; encoded by the coding sequence ATGAGCCGTGAACTGACTCGGCAGGAAAGGGCGGCGATCCGCAAGCTGGTGACAAAGTGGTGCGCCAACTACGATAAAGACTATGGCTGCCTGCCACTGGACTGTCCCTGCTATATGCTGGGCAAGTGCTGGACGGGCGCTTATTGCCGCTATTTCCGCACGGCGGTGCTGCCCCTTGATCCCGTACTGGAAAGGTCACTGACCGTGGAGCGTATCACGGAAACCCGGCCTTGCCCGGTGTGCGGCAGGGCTTTTCTCCCAGATGGGCGGCAGCGGTATTGCTCCCCGGCCTGTGCCGGGACTGCCCTGCGGGAACAAAAGCGGGCGTATATGCGCCGCAAACGGAGGTAG
- a CDS encoding DUF4316 domain-containing protein: protein MEQEHNPNKNAELAVEQNGNMIDGIINNLPVLPPEEKPLDKVREHPPKRRSREREER from the coding sequence ATGGAGCAGGAACATAATCCCAACAAGAACGCCGAGCTTGCGGTGGAGCAGAATGGGAACATGATCGACGGCATCATCAACAATCTGCCTGTGCTGCCCCCGGAGGAAAAGCCGCTGGACAAGGTGCGGGAACACCCGCCCAAGCGCCGCAGCCGGGAGCGTGAGGAGCGTTGA
- the mobC gene encoding plasmid mobilization relaxosome protein MobC produces MTKKRRRSVHLHVMVTPEEQALIADRMAEAGISNMGAYMRKMALNGYVLHVDLSDIRELVALQRRCANNLNQVAVHANTYGIYPSEIAALQKDYADLWEPLSELLKKLSAVVSL; encoded by the coding sequence TTGACAAAAAAGCGGCGGCGTTCTGTCCATCTTCATGTGATGGTGACACCGGAGGAGCAGGCGTTGATCGCTGACCGTATGGCCGAGGCCGGGATCTCCAACATGGGAGCCTATATGCGGAAAATGGCTTTGAATGGCTATGTGCTCCATGTTGATCTCTCGGACATCCGGGAGCTGGTGGCCTTGCAGCGGCGGTGTGCCAACAACCTAAACCAAGTGGCCGTCCATGCCAACACCTACGGCATCTATCCCTCGGAGATCGCGGCGCTCCAAAAGGACTATGCCGACCTTTGGGAGCCGCTGTCCGAACTGTTGAAAAAGCTGTCGGCGGTGGTGAGCCTATGA
- a CDS encoding DUF262 domain-containing protein: protein MRISKELVKAASFNPTKKSHQMSIVDMCQKIDNQSISLPLYQRDLSWTIAKSIALLNYQLLGKAPVSPISINVILNAQDCVPQVSFIDRELLDNVERGQYSVVDGQQRLTTNYKAYVNHEDFRNIVLDLGKGVFTEVQGAIRNNQIPAGVLLHKDDALLFEYVQKRSALRAPEIMSLLLQIKSKIKNYNYTINSAEDLSEDEQIEWFEVLNNAGSRVSIIQMRFSKLKAHGIDIYTQYTNLFRSKLVEVGFEDFFTPQKTTVSYPIAALNPAYEKITGRSHSNNYAPIPSDTKENQLCNLKPAELTKCFSLTLEALDTVLDFMDSNELKKPDRIDYINYLIGYFVFNGFDIDDSTREFLIKWYDSVDFTNKSNTERRDIFNSLIEQKCM, encoded by the coding sequence ATGAGAATCAGCAAAGAATTAGTCAAAGCAGCTTCCTTTAATCCGACCAAAAAGAGCCACCAAATGTCAATTGTGGATATGTGTCAGAAAATTGATAACCAGTCGATTTCCCTGCCTCTATATCAAAGAGACCTCAGCTGGACTATTGCAAAATCAATTGCATTGCTTAATTACCAGTTGCTAGGTAAAGCTCCCGTATCACCAATTTCCATAAATGTTATTTTAAATGCACAGGATTGTGTGCCGCAGGTCTCATTTATTGACCGAGAACTACTGGATAATGTGGAGCGTGGGCAGTATTCTGTTGTTGATGGTCAGCAACGCCTAACAACAAATTATAAGGCATATGTCAACCACGAGGATTTCAGGAATATTGTTCTGGACTTGGGAAAGGGAGTTTTCACTGAGGTGCAAGGTGCAATTCGGAACAATCAAATTCCAGCAGGAGTTCTTCTTCACAAAGATGATGCGCTACTTTTTGAATATGTGCAGAAGAGATCTGCACTCCGAGCCCCTGAAATCATGAGCTTACTTTTACAGATTAAAAGCAAAATAAAAAACTATAACTACACCATTAATTCTGCCGAAGATTTGTCAGAAGATGAACAAATCGAATGGTTTGAGGTTTTGAATAATGCTGGTAGCCGAGTTAGTATTATTCAAATGCGTTTCTCTAAACTCAAAGCTCATGGTATTGATATCTACACACAGTACACTAATCTTTTCCGAAGCAAGTTGGTAGAAGTTGGTTTTGAGGACTTCTTTACCCCTCAAAAAACGACTGTATCTTATCCTATTGCGGCACTTAATCCTGCTTATGAAAAAATCACAGGACGCTCTCATTCTAACAATTATGCTCCTATTCCTTCTGACACCAAAGAGAATCAACTCTGCAATTTAAAGCCAGCGGAATTAACCAAATGTTTTTCTTTGACTTTAGAGGCATTAGATACCGTGTTGGATTTCATGGACAGTAACGAGTTAAAGAAACCGGATCGGATTGATTATATCAATTATCTCATCGGGTACTTTGTATTTAATGGGTTTGACATTGACGATAGCACAAGGGAGTTCTTGATAAAATGGTACGACTCCGTAGATTTTACCAACAAATCTAATACCGAGCGTCGTGATATTTTCAACTCGCTTATTGAGCAGAAGTGTATGTGA
- a CDS encoding relaxase/mobilization nuclease domain-containing protein, whose amino-acid sequence MKERFDYGQNPDKTEGGELISSYECDYMTADAEFLLSKAKYKAATGREQRRDADVLCYQIRQSFKPGEITPEEANRIGYETAMRWTKGNYAFFVATHTDKAHIHNHIYYNSTSLDCTRKFRDFIGSGRAVRRLSDRICLENDLSVITNPKLHSKGRFLHYGAWLGTERQPPYKEQLRLAINEALAKRPADFDAFLRLMEASGYTVKHGRGGTISFLVPGQERATRLRASTLGDSYDPENIKAVIAGERPIPEQPVSVPAPSRRVNLIVDIQERLRSGKGAAYARWAKVYNLKQMAATLQFMQEQNITKYDQLSAKAENAVSRFHALTEQLRRTEADLSATSELMGAVVRYAKTRPVFDGYNDAKYSRKYLAEHEAELADYRAAKATMGELLGGEKLPKMAELKEKRRQLAARKKALYTEYRSAQEEMRQAVAVKANIDHLLGVTDGQRKKEQER is encoded by the coding sequence TTGAAAGAGCGGTTTGACTACGGGCAAAACCCGGACAAGACCGAGGGCGGCGAATTGATTTCCTCCTATGAGTGCGACTACATGACCGCTGATGCGGAGTTCCTGCTCTCCAAGGCCAAGTACAAAGCCGCCACAGGCCGGGAGCAGCGGCGGGACGCGGATGTGCTTTGCTATCAGATCCGCCAGTCATTCAAGCCCGGGGAGATCACGCCGGAGGAGGCAAACCGCATCGGCTATGAAACGGCGATGCGCTGGACAAAGGGCAATTACGCCTTTTTCGTTGCCACCCACACAGACAAGGCACACATCCACAATCACATTTATTATAACTCAACCTCGCTGGACTGCACCCGGAAGTTCCGGGACTTTATCGGCTCTGGCCGTGCGGTACGGCGGCTCTCTGACCGCATTTGTCTTGAAAATGATCTGTCCGTCATCACCAACCCCAAGCTGCACAGCAAGGGGCGCTTTCTCCATTACGGGGCATGGCTGGGGACGGAGCGGCAGCCCCCATACAAGGAGCAGCTACGGCTTGCCATCAATGAAGCTCTTGCTAAACGCCCCGCCGATTTTGATGCTTTCCTCCGGCTCATGGAGGCGTCCGGCTACACAGTCAAGCATGGGCGCGGCGGTACGATCTCTTTTCTTGTTCCGGGGCAGGAGCGGGCGACCCGGCTGCGGGCATCCACCCTCGGGGACAGCTACGATCCCGAGAACATCAAGGCCGTCATCGCCGGGGAGCGCCCGATCCCGGAACAGCCTGTTTCTGTACCTGCGCCCTCTCGCCGTGTCAATCTGATCGTGGATATACAGGAGCGCCTGCGCTCCGGCAAGGGTGCGGCCTATGCACGGTGGGCAAAGGTCTATAACCTTAAACAGATGGCGGCGACGCTTCAATTCATGCAGGAGCAGAATATCACCAAGTATGACCAGCTCTCCGCAAAGGCCGAGAACGCCGTTTCCCGTTTTCACGCTCTGACCGAGCAGCTCCGGCGGACGGAGGCTGACCTGTCCGCAACATCCGAGCTAATGGGAGCCGTAGTGCGGTACGCCAAGACCCGCCCCGTCTTTGATGGGTACAATGATGCCAAGTACAGCCGAAAATACCTTGCCGAGCATGAGGCGGAGTTGGCGGACTACCGGGCGGCCAAGGCCACAATGGGAGAGCTGCTGGGCGGTGAGAAGCTGCCCAAGATGGCAGAGCTAAAAGAAAAACGCCGCCAACTGGCGGCGCGGAAAAAGGCACTCTATACCGAGTACCGCTCGGCGCAGGAGGAAATGCGGCAGGCCGTGGCGGTCAAGGCCAACATTGACCATCTGCTGGGCGTCACGGACGGCCAGCGCAAAAAGGAACAGGAGCGATAG
- a CDS encoding helix-turn-helix transcriptional regulator, whose protein sequence is MKFQRDERRLDFTPIGLAIKRGREAKGMTQEDLAFVIDRTPRTIMYNENNGQYPSLNAFYQMMTMFDISVDQFFFPEKYPENSCRKRIDVMLNSLGEKDLRVIEATIKALKDAKEAEEV, encoded by the coding sequence ATGAAATTTCAGCGTGATGAGCGACGATTGGATTTTACCCCAATAGGGCTTGCTATCAAGCGGGGGCGTGAAGCCAAGGGAATGACACAGGAGGATCTGGCCTTTGTCATTGACCGTACCCCGCGCACGATCATGTATAACGAGAACAACGGCCAGTATCCCAGCCTTAATGCCTTTTATCAGATGATGACAATGTTTGATATTTCTGTGGATCAGTTTTTCTTTCCTGAGAAATACCCGGAAAACAGTTGCCGCAAGCGCATTGATGTGATGCTGAACTCGCTGGGCGAAAAGGATTTGCGGGTAATTGAAGCCACCATAAAGGCGTTGAAAGACGCCAAGGAAGCGGAGGAAGTGTGA
- a CDS encoding helix-turn-helix transcriptional regulator, which yields MKNKLKEMREAKGLTQKEVGEKVGVSRQAINAIETGKFDPSIWLAYDLSKLFDTTIEDFFDFEGSERK from the coding sequence TTGAAGAACAAACTAAAAGAAATGCGTGAGGCCAAAGGGTTGACGCAAAAAGAGGTAGGAGAAAAGGTAGGTGTTTCTCGACAGGCAATCAATGCTATTGAAACAGGGAAGTTCGATCCGTCAATTTGGCTGGCGTATGATCTTTCAAAATTATTTGATACGACCATTGAAGATTTTTTCGATTTCGAAGGGAGCGAGAGAAAATGA
- a CDS encoding cysteine-rich KTR domain-containing protein, protein MEKEKWILCPICNNKTRIKVRLQTVLEYFPLFCPKCKQETIISVKQFHTSVIKEPDA, encoded by the coding sequence TTGGAAAAAGAAAAATGGATATTATGCCCGATCTGCAACAACAAGACCCGGATCAAGGTACGCCTCCAAACGGTGCTTGAATATTTCCCACTATTCTGTCCCAAATGCAAGCAGGAAACAATAATCAGCGTCAAGCAATTTCATACATCCGTTATCAAAGAGCCAGACGCATAG